The genomic region CGCCACCAGGCAGAAGAGGATGAACGTCTTGTACGCAAACGGCGAAGTCCACTTGGTATCGGGCATCCCTACTCCTCGCGTTGATATGAAGAAAAACCGGCGATCAGTCTGTCCTGGCGGTCACCCACTGCCCCGTCACATACGAGACATATAGTAGCGAACTATTGAATAATTTTCAACAAAATCATTGCGGTGTATACTGTGTCAGATTGCCCCCGAGCCCTATCTGTCCATGAGACCTGCGCCGCCCGACCTGGAACTCGCCATCCGTCGAATCGGTGAAGACCTCGCTCGATTGTCATCCGGCCAAACTCCAACGGTCTTTGAACGGCGCTGGTGGTCCCAAGCCGCCATGAACATGGCGATGCATGACCAGGCGTTCAAAACCCAACTGTTCCGCTTTATCGACGTGCTGCCCGCCGTTCCCAATGACGAACGCGTCGTGTCCTTGGCCCAAGAATATTTCGGATCCATGACCGACCGCGCGTTCGGTTTGCGGTGGGGATTGAAGGCCTTGTCGGCGACCGGCATCGGTGCACGGCTCACCGGCCACGCCATTCGCTCCCAGGTCGAACAGATGGCAAGAACGTTCATCGCCGGTTCGTCCATCGACGACGCCGTGCCGGTGCTGAAAGATCTCCGCCAAGACGGAAAGCGATGGTCGGTCGACCTCTTGGGAGAAGCCACCATCAGCGATCAGGAGGCCGACCGCTATCGCGACCGTTGCCTGGAGGCCTTGCGGACATTGGCCCGTTCCACCGCCGCAGAGCACGACTCCGGCGACCTGGGCCGCGACCAGTTCGGAACCGTGCCGGCCGTGCAGTTATCCCTCAAGTTATCCGCGCTGACTCCCCATCTTGACCCGATCGATCCTGATGGCACCTATGATTCGATCGCGCCCCGGCTGCGCGCCATCGTCGACGTCGCCAACCACCTGGGCGCCTCGTTGATTTTCGACATGGAGCAAGCCGAAACCAAAGACGTGATCATCGAGGTTTTCACACGATTGTTCTCCGAAACGGCATACACAACGTTTTCCCATGCCGGCATCGCGCTGCAGGCCTATCATCGGGAAACCGTTCGCGACGTCGACCGGCTGATGGAGTGGGTCCGCGTGCGCCGAACCCCGGTGACTATTCGCCTGGTCAAGGGAGCCTATTGGGACAGCGATACCATTCACTATCGTCAAAAGGGATGGCCGATTCCCCTTTTCGAGCACAAAGCCGACACGGATGCCAACTTCGAAGAACTGGCCCACACACTATTGACGCATGCGTCGCTGATTCGGCCGGCATTCGGCACGCATAATCTGAGGACGCTCGCCTGTGTCGAAGCGCTGGCGGAATACCTGGGACTGGGACCGGAGGTGTATGAGTATCAGATGATCTTCGGCATGGCCGAACCGTTTCAGCACGCCATCGTCGAACGCCATCGCCGCCTTCGGCTGTATGCGCCGGTCGGCGAGCTGCTTCCCGGTATGGCCTATCTCGTGCGCCGACTGCTGGAAAACACTTCGAACGAATCGTTCCTCCGCAAGGAATACGTGGAGTCCGAGCCGCTCCAGCACCTGCTCGATCCGCCCGCCGCACACCGGACAGAACCGGTGCTCCAAGCGGATGCCGACACCACGTTCCGAAACGAACCGACCCTGGACTTCTCCCAGCCCGCCGCGCGCGATGCCATGCAGCAAGCCGTCAAGACGGCCCAAACTCGGCTCGATCGACAGTGGAACGTTCCCTTCCTCGCTTCCTCACCGTCCGGCCCGGTCCTGCTCTCGCATAATCCTGCGCAACCGAACGAGATCGTCGCACGGATTCCCGCGGCTTCTGGTGATGACGCCAACCGCGCCGTCGGGGCTTCCCTCACGGCTTGGGGCGCGTGGCGCGAGACGACGGGGGAATACCGGGCGGAGATCTTGATCCGTGCGGCGGCGCTGATGCGCGGCAGAAAGTCGGAACTGGCGGCATGGGAAGTCATGGAATGCGGGAAACCGTGGCGCGAGGCGGATGCGGACGTCGCCGAGGCGATCGATTTTCTCGAGTTCTACGCACGAGAATGGCTGCGGCAGGGAGTTCCGACACGATTGGGGCGGATGCCCGGAGAATTGAACCATCGTGTCCTCGAGCCGCGAGGCGTCACCGTCGTGATCTCTCCCTGGAACTTTCCCTTGGCCATTCCGACCGGCATGGTATCGGCCGCCCTGGTGACCGGGAATCCCGTCATCTTCAAACCGTCGGAGCGGTCCTCACTGATCGGCTTGCTGCTCGTCTCACTGCTGCATGAGGCCGGAGTGCCGAAGGACATCCTGATCGGCCTGCCTGGAGGCCCGGACATCGGACAGGCGCTGGCACGGCATCGCGACGTCGCGACGATCGCCTTTACCGGATCGAAGAAGGTCGGGATCGGACTTCTGCGTGAGACGGCGACGGTGTTACCGGGTCAAAGAATGGTGAAACGCGTGATCGCGGAAATGGGCGGGAAGAATGCCATCATCATCGACGACACGGCCGACCTCGACGAGGCTGTCACCGGAGTCGTGGTGTCCGCGACCGGCTATGCCGGACAGAAGTGCTCGGCCTGTTCGCGGGTCATCGTGCACGAGGCCGTGTACGACATTTTTGTCCGTCGCCTGCAGGAAGCCCTCCGCTGCCTGCGTATCGGAGACCCCGCGGAGCCCGGCATCGACATGGGTCCGGTAATTGATGCGAGAGCACAATCGACCATCCTCGAGTACGTCGAGATCGGCAAACGGGAGGCTCACCTGATCGAAGACCGCAAACGCCTTTCGTCAGGTTGGTATGTCGGCCCGACCCTCTTTGCCGACGTGAAGCCTGACGCGCGGATCGCGCAGGAGGAGATTTTTGGACCGGTCCTGGCCGTCATGAAGGCCGTCTCATTCGACGAAGCCCTTCGCATGGCCAACGCGACGGATTACGGACTGACCGGCGGGGTCTATTCACGCAGCCCGGCCAACCTCGACCTGGCAACCCGGCTCTTTGACGTGGGGAATCTATACCTGAATCGGCCCATCACCGGCGCACTGGTTGCGCGCCAGCCGTTCGGGGGCCACCGGCTGTCAGGGATCGGCGCGAAGGCCGGTGGTGAGGACTACCTGCTGCAATTCGTTACCGTGAGAATCATCAGCGAACAGACCTTGCGCAGGGGATTCGCCCCGGCCGAGTGAGGCTCTCGAAGGCTTGATCTCGAACGATTCCAGTTCTTCCACGATCTCCGTAATCAGGCCGCGGTCCTGCAACGGAGACAGTTCCTGCCGCTCGACATATTTGACCAGCCCCACGCCCTTGACGAACCAGGCGGCCATGACGTCTGTCCCTGTCACGGTTTTCTTTGCGGCGGACAGCTGAATGGTCATCTGCATTCTGGCTTCGATCTTCACGGCATCTGGAAACGTCCCGGCCGGAACGGTAACGGCTTCCTGCCCCACGACCGTCGAGCTACCCTGCACGTCGGCCTTTTCATTGACTCCGTCCTGGTCCATGTCGGTCCCGAAATCCAGTTCCTTCTTGTCGAACTGCGAAAACGATGCGGCGACCTTCATGGGAAACCGGACGATTTGATAGGGAACCAGCTGCTTTTCCAACGGCGTTCCGGGTTCCGACCCATAATAGACGATACCAACCGTATCTCGACGATAGAAACTGTCGGAGACACCATGATTCCCGGGATTGGTGTCGTGAAACGTGGTCACCGTGACACCCTTCAGGGACTTTGTTCCGGTCACGGACGACACGTTTTGAAACGACTTGTGCTCGATCGTCTGGACCGGCCCTTCGGTGATCTGCCCCCGATACTCCCAATGGCTGCCGATCGTGTCCGGAAAATAGTCCTGCGATCGGGCGATCGTCCCGTGGTCCTCTGCCGCGAAGGAAGCGGATGGCGAGAGACCGATGTACAGAGAGCAAAGCAGGATCACGAGCAGATTGATTCGCCCTGTCGCACGCAGCATGCGCGATTCCTCCATCATCACCAGTCTGTGACCGTATCATAGGCTCGCGTGACGCGGCAAGCAGACCGGCTTGCCGCGAGCTTGCCTTGACTGCCCATCCAAATCATAATCCCGCCCATGCGTCACGCACAGATAGTATCGGAAACCGATCGCGGCGGCATCGCGCGCGGCAAACGTCCGGCCGTCCTCGTGACCGGCGCTTCGGGGATCATCGGCCGAGCCATCAGCCTCGCCTTTGCGGCAACCGGATGGCACATCGGGATTCACTATCACCGCAATACGCAAGCAGCCGGCGCGACGCTCGAGCAAGTCCGCGCAGACGGTGGCGAGGGAGCCCTATACCAAGCGGATCTCCGGGACAGCCGTTCCATGAGGCAGATGGCCGAAGCCTTCGCCAAAGACGCTCCGCAGGAATGGGCCTGCGTCTGCAACGCCGGCATCGGTGCCAGCGACATGCTCATCCGTCAGCGGGTAGACCGGTGGTCCGACATCATCGAAACCAATCTGACAGGCACCTTCCACTGCATGCAGGCGGTTGGACGAATCCTCTGCGCCGGGAACGGCGGCTCGATCGTCGTCATCGGATCTCATGCCGGCTTTCATGGCACGACCGGACAGGCCGCCTACGCGGCTTCCAAAGCCGGCTTGCTCGGATTGATGAAAACGGCCGCACTGGAATGGGGCCCTCGCAATGTGCGCGTGAACTTGTTGCTGCCGGGCTGGCAGAAAACGCCGCTCTCTCAAAGCGCGATGTCCGACGATGACACCCGGATCGACCACGCCCTGCATCGAACGCCGTCGATCGAATCGGTGGCGCGCATGGTCGTCCATCTCATACAGGCGGAGGACGTCTCAGGTCAGATTTGGAATTGTGATAGTCGACACCTCTAACGGAAACTTGAGGTATCATCACAGGAGCGACGTATGAATAGTGGCATCTTCATCACCGGAACGGATACGGGGGTCGGAAAAACCATCGTGACGGCCGCGCTTGCCCTACACATGAAACGCAAGGGCATTGCAGTCGGCGTCATGAAGCCGATTGAAACGGGGATCACGAGTTCCGGCCTGGCTCGTTCCGATGCGGCACGGCTCCAAGCCGTGATCGAATCCGATGATGCGCTCGGAGCGATCTGCCCGTTCCAGTTTGAATTGCCTCTCGCTCCGCTTGCAGCGGCCCAAGCCGAACGACGAGAGATTGACCTCGGAGTCATTCAGAAGGTCCATCGCCTGATGGCAGGTCGCTATGAATACGTCGTGGCCGAAGGAATCGGCGGAGTTCACGTGCCAATTGGCCGAAACATCGACGTCTTTGATCTCATCGCCCGTTTACGGTTGCCGGTCGTGGTGGTGGGCCGCTCCGGGCTCGGCGGGATCAACCATGCGCTCCTGACTGTCGAAGCGCTTCGCCGGCGGCGAATCCCCGTCGCGGCACTCGTGCTCAATCAAACGAGGCCCGCGCGGTCCAAGCTGGAGCGCCTGCAGGAGCGGACGACGGTCGAGATCCTCCGCAAGCAAGCCGGCGTGCCGGTGCTTGGGCCTCTCCCCTACAGGTCGGAATTGTCAAAACAGTTCAGGAAAACCGTGACGAAGCTTGCTCAATCCGCTGCGATCACGCAGCTGGCGAAAGCCGTCAGGCGAGCAGCGAGATAAGTCGTTCGACCGCCTTTTGGACATCCGGCGCCGCAACAGCGGCCGAGATGACCGCGATCCCATCCGCTCCGGCTCTCATGACCGCAGGCACCTCCTCTGCTTGGATTCCTCCGATGGCGAAGACCGGAAGCGTCGTCAGGGCGCGGACCTGTTTCAGTCCGTCCATCCCCACCACCGGGTCGTGATCCTGTTTCGACGCAGGTTTAAAAATTGGGCCGAAGCCGATGTAGTCCGGCTTGAGATCGTCTGCTTCCCGCACCTGCTCGGCCTTGTGCGTGGACAAGCCGATGATTTTGTTTCTCCCCAGAATTTTTCTCACGTCTCCATAAGACAAATCGTCCTGGCCGAGATGCACCCCGTCTGCATCGACCGCTAATGCCAGATCGCACCGATCGTTCACGATGAAGGTCACGCCAAGCTCAGCCGCGAATTTCCGCAGCGACAATGCCTCCCCATACTGTTCTCGCATCGACGAGACTTTATTCCGGTATTGAAAGAGCTTGGCTCCGCCTTCGGCGGCCGCCTTCAAGATCGCGCCGAGCGGCCGATCCGGACGAACCGACGGATCGAGAATGATGTAGAGGCCGGAAAGCTCGTGAGTACGCGTCGTCACAGCCATCTTGTCATTGTAACGTTAAAACTCTCGCAGGCTGTTCCAAAAGTCTGTTCTGCGAGACCGAAGTGGAACGAGGACCCGAGACCTACTCTGTTTGGTACGTCGACGGTCTGCGTGGCACCGGAACGAAGCCGGCGGACTTTTTCAACACCTGTTAGCCGGCAAGGAAGCGGTCGAGGAACGTCGTCGAGACATGCCCCTTTTGGAAGTCCGGGTCGTTGAGGATGCGCTTGTGGAGCGGGATGGTCGTCTTGATGCCTTCGATGATGAACTCGTCGAGCGCGCGACGCATGCGGGCAATGGCTTCCTGCCGGTCGCGGCCGTGAGTGATCACCTTGGCGATCATGGAGTCGTAATAGGGCACGACCAAGGCGTTAGATTCCATCGCCGAATCCACCCGAACCCCGAACCCGCCGGGAGCGCTGTATCTCGTGATCAGACCGGGCGACGGCGTGAACTTTTCAGGGTCCTCGGCATTGATGCGGCATTCGAGGCTGTGCCCGCTCAGCTTGATGTCCTGTTGCTTGAAGGAAAGCGGCTCTCCGTCGGCCAGTCGGATCTGCTCCTTGATCAGATCGATCCCCGTGACCATCTCCGTGATGGGATGTTCGACTTGGATCCTGGTATTCACTTCCATAAAGAAGAAGTTTTGGTCCTTGTCCAG from Nitrospira japonica harbors:
- a CDS encoding proline dehydrogenase family protein, whose product is MRPAPPDLELAIRRIGEDLARLSSGQTPTVFERRWWSQAAMNMAMHDQAFKTQLFRFIDVLPAVPNDERVVSLAQEYFGSMTDRAFGLRWGLKALSATGIGARLTGHAIRSQVEQMARTFIAGSSIDDAVPVLKDLRQDGKRWSVDLLGEATISDQEADRYRDRCLEALRTLARSTAAEHDSGDLGRDQFGTVPAVQLSLKLSALTPHLDPIDPDGTYDSIAPRLRAIVDVANHLGASLIFDMEQAETKDVIIEVFTRLFSETAYTTFSHAGIALQAYHRETVRDVDRLMEWVRVRRTPVTIRLVKGAYWDSDTIHYRQKGWPIPLFEHKADTDANFEELAHTLLTHASLIRPAFGTHNLRTLACVEALAEYLGLGPEVYEYQMIFGMAEPFQHAIVERHRRLRLYAPVGELLPGMAYLVRRLLENTSNESFLRKEYVESEPLQHLLDPPAAHRTEPVLQADADTTFRNEPTLDFSQPAARDAMQQAVKTAQTRLDRQWNVPFLASSPSGPVLLSHNPAQPNEIVARIPAASGDDANRAVGASLTAWGAWRETTGEYRAEILIRAAALMRGRKSELAAWEVMECGKPWREADADVAEAIDFLEFYAREWLRQGVPTRLGRMPGELNHRVLEPRGVTVVISPWNFPLAIPTGMVSAALVTGNPVIFKPSERSSLIGLLLVSLLHEAGVPKDILIGLPGGPDIGQALARHRDVATIAFTGSKKVGIGLLRETATVLPGQRMVKRVIAEMGGKNAIIIDDTADLDEAVTGVVVSATGYAGQKCSACSRVIVHEAVYDIFVRRLQEALRCLRIGDPAEPGIDMGPVIDARAQSTILEYVEIGKREAHLIEDRKRLSSGWYVGPTLFADVKPDARIAQEEIFGPVLAVMKAVSFDEALRMANATDYGLTGGVYSRSPANLDLATRLFDVGNLYLNRPITGALVARQPFGGHRLSGIGAKAGGEDYLLQFVTVRIISEQTLRRGFAPAE
- a CDS encoding TapB family protein produces the protein MLRATGRINLLVILLCSLYIGLSPSASFAAEDHGTIARSQDYFPDTIGSHWEYRGQITEGPVQTIEHKSFQNVSSVTGTKSLKGVTVTTFHDTNPGNHGVSDSFYRRDTVGIVYYGSEPGTPLEKQLVPYQIVRFPMKVAASFSQFDKKELDFGTDMDQDGVNEKADVQGSSTVVGQEAVTVPAGTFPDAVKIEARMQMTIQLSAAKKTVTGTDVMAAWFVKGVGLVKYVERQELSPLQDRGLITEIVEELESFEIKPSRASLGRGESPAQGLFADDSHGNELQQVVLTTGLRADP
- a CDS encoding SDR family NAD(P)-dependent oxidoreductase, with translation MRHAQIVSETDRGGIARGKRPAVLVTGASGIIGRAISLAFAATGWHIGIHYHRNTQAAGATLEQVRADGGEGALYQADLRDSRSMRQMAEAFAKDAPQEWACVCNAGIGASDMLIRQRVDRWSDIIETNLTGTFHCMQAVGRILCAGNGGSIVVIGSHAGFHGTTGQAAYAASKAGLLGLMKTAALEWGPRNVRVNLLLPGWQKTPLSQSAMSDDDTRIDHALHRTPSIESVARMVVHLIQAEDVSGQIWNCDSRHL
- the bioD gene encoding dethiobiotin synthase; the encoded protein is MNSGIFITGTDTGVGKTIVTAALALHMKRKGIAVGVMKPIETGITSSGLARSDAARLQAVIESDDALGAICPFQFELPLAPLAAAQAERREIDLGVIQKVHRLMAGRYEYVVAEGIGGVHVPIGRNIDVFDLIARLRLPVVVVGRSGLGGINHALLTVEALRRRRIPVAALVLNQTRPARSKLERLQERTTVEILRKQAGVPVLGPLPYRSELSKQFRKTVTKLAQSAAITQLAKAVRRAAR
- the thiE gene encoding thiamine phosphate synthase is translated as MAVTTRTHELSGLYIILDPSVRPDRPLGAILKAAAEGGAKLFQYRNKVSSMREQYGEALSLRKFAAELGVTFIVNDRCDLALAVDADGVHLGQDDLSYGDVRKILGRNKIIGLSTHKAEQVREADDLKPDYIGFGPIFKPASKQDHDPVVGMDGLKQVRALTTLPVFAIGGIQAEEVPAVMRAGADGIAVISAAVAAPDVQKAVERLISLLA